The Zavarzinella sp. sequence TTTTTCGCCTACTTGACGGTCAACTTCAGAGATGTCATTCAGTTGATTGAAGTGATTTTCACGATGGCTTTCTTTCTGACGCCTATTATCTATCCGTATGAAGTGCTGATCAACAAAGGTAAATTGTGGCTGGCAGATATCAATCCGGCAGTTGCATTTTTCCGCATGATCCGCGACCCACTGCTTTATGGGCAGTATCCGGAGGCGTATCAGTTTGGGCTGGCAGTGCTGTTCACGGTTTTTTTCTTTAGTGTGGCCATGTGGATGACCATCCGCAACGAAAAGCGGGTTATTTTCCAGTTGTAAGGAGAGCAAACATGGCTAGCAAAGATACCCACGTGCGGCTGGAAGATGTTCACCTGCATTTTCATGTGGCAAGCAAAACTTCGCTGAAGGAATATGTGCTGAAGGGCCTGTTTCTGAAACGAGCCAGCAGCACTCGCGACGTCCACGTGATCCGTGGGGTGTCGCTCGATCTGCGGGAAGGCGATCGGCTGGGAATTATTGGGCACAACGGTGCGGGCAAAAGCACCCTGTTGAAACTCATTGCGGGCGTTTACCCACCCTCTGCCGGTGTGCGGGATGTGCGGGGCAAAATCTGTTCCCTGTTTGAAATTAACCTGGGCTTTGAATACGAGGCCACCGGCTGGGAAAATATTCGCTACCGTGGCTATCTGCAGGGCGAAACCCCCAGCACCATCAGCAGTAAAATCTCTGAAATTGCCGACTTCGCCGAACTGGGCAATTTCATGGATATCCCCATCAAATATTATTCCGCAGGGATGATGATGCGGCTGGCGTTTGGTATCGCCTCGTCGGTGCACCCGGAAATTCTGCTGATTGATGAAGTTCTGGCGGTGGGGGATTTGCAGTTTCAGCAAAAAGCGAAGGCCAAAATGCAGGGCCTGATGGATGAAGCGGGCCTGATGGTGTTGATTTCCCACGACCTGATTACCGTGAAAGACCTGTGTAACAAAGTAATCTGGATGGAGCAGGGCAAAGTAAAGATGTGTGGGGAACCGGAAGAAGTGACGGCTGCCTACCTTCGCGAATCAACTGCCCACCCTACTCCAGTGGGGGCGTATCAGGAACCAGTCGCGGTTGCCCAGGATGGTACCCCACCACCTGCGGAAACTCTTTGATCAGTGCTTTCCAATCCTGATTCAGATGGGGATCGTTGCTGATTTCCGGCAGATCATTCAAATATTGATGTGCCCACTGTACCATCGTCTGGTGGAACGAATCCACATTGCCCGCGTGGTGGCCCTTTTTCCCAAATCTGCGAAAATCTCCATCAAAGGCTGGCCCCACGTGGTACAGTTCGTGCACCACAGTTGCCAGTTGCTGCAATGCGGGCATATTCTGAAAACGTGGTAAGTACACTTCCAGCAAATAGAGAATCCTTACTTTCCCTATCTCCCAGGTAGGGTATCGATAGCGTTGCTCTTTTTTCCACAGATAAGGGGAGCCTTCTTCCCCACGCAGCGGAATCAGACGTGCCATAATTCCGTGGGCAGTTCGCTGTCGTGTGCGGGTAATCCCAAAAATGATTCGTGTGGGATCGATATGGTACAACGCTGGCACGTGCGTGCAGCAGATCAGTGCCAGTGATCGCACCCACGCAGAATAATCAAATGATTCTTTGAGTATTTTGGGCTGTTTTCCCGAACGAAACAGTTGGTGCTGCGTCCGCACCCCTGTTTGACGAATCGCCAGCAGTGGCACATCTGCCCACGTGGGCCAGTTTCGATCTTCCGATGCTTTCTGCCCACTCATCACTTTGACATTTGCTTGATTGTCTTGGCAATTTCCGTTGCCACTTCGGCACGCACGGTGTTGATCGAACCACTTTGGGGCATATGCACACGGTTCGTCAGCAGGATGACCGCAGATTTCGTCGGCCGATCTACCCAGATGCTGGTTCCGGTAAAGCCGGTGTGCCCGAAGCCGCTTTTCTTTTCAAACGCCGTCCCACTTTGGGAAGAATATGCCGAAGAAACGTCCCAGCCATAGGCACGACCAAAAACCTGGCTTTTTGGTTCCAGCATTGCCTCCCAGGTGGTGGATTTCAGGATCTTACCAGTGAAAATCGCCTGCACAAATGTCGCCATGTCGTCTGCGGTGCTGAACAAGCCCGCATGGCCTGCAATCCCACCCATTGCCCAGGCACGTGGGTCATGAACCTCACCACGAATCCATTGTTGATTTCGCTGTGCGGTGGGGGCACATTGCACACGTAGATTTTCTGGCACCAGAAAATGAGTATTTTCTAATTTTAATGGCTGTGCCACGGTCTTTTGGAAGTAGTCTGCCAGATTTTTCCCACTGAGTCGTTCCACCAAGTGGCCCAGTACGATAAACCCAACGTCGCTGTAGACCATTTTTTCGCCCAGTGGGGTTCGCAGTGGCAGTGCGGCAATCTTTCGAAGTGCGGCTTCCTTCCCACCTGCATAATCTGCCAGCGAATTGTCGGCAATCAGCCCACTGCGGTGCTGCAATAAATGAGCAATTGTTAATTTTTCTTTGCCGTTGGCAGCAATTTCTGGCCAATATTTGGCCACCGGATCGGTTAATTGCAACTTCCCTTGTTCCCACAGATGAAAAATGCAGGTCGTGGTAGCAACGGGCTTGGTCAGCGATGCACAATCGAAGATGGTAGCCACGGTCATCGGTTGCTTTTCTGGCTGCAACTGCTTATTTCCAAAGGCTTTACGGTAAACCACCCCCTGATTCAACACCAGCAGCACCGCACCGGGGAACTTCTGGGCTCGAATCGCCTCTTCGATAATCTCCTCTGCCTTTGGGCAGGTGAATGGCTCTTTTGCATTGCTAATTTGGGTAAAACAGGCAAAAAATGCCACCAGGGCCATCGACTTGGAAAGCGGGTTCAGATTCATCGATAACTCCTTATCAAATAATTACTTATGAAAAATATCGTGGGACAGTAGCAGATTTCCGGTTCTCCCCACAAACAGTGGGAGGGGCGCTGCAATTGCAATTCACGCAATTTGCTGGAACCAAAGTCCGATAAAATTGGTCTATGGAAGTCGGGCGACAGTCTGAAGGAGAGACGATTCAATGCCACTGCAGATTTACAACACGTTGGAACGGACAAAAAAGCCTCTGGCGAAAGCACCAGGCGAAAAAGTAACGATGTATGTCTGCGGTCCCACGGTTTACAAACCCAGCCACATCGGCCATATGGTGGGCCCGGTGATTTTTGACACCGTGAAACGCTACCTGCAATACCTGGGCTATCCCGTAGAGTGGGTGGTCAATATCACCGATGTCGACGACAAACTGATTGCCGCAGCCGAGAAGCAGAATACCACCGTGGCAGAACTGGCGGAACGGATGACGGCCGACTACTTCAAATGCCTGCAACAACTGAACGTGACAGGCATCGATCAGTTCCCACGGGCGACGGAATATATCGACAACATGACGGAAGTGATCGGCAAGCTGATTGCGACCGATTTTGCGTACCCCGCTGATGGCGATGTCTATTTCAACGTGGCACAGGATACCGATTACGGCAAACTGTGCGGCTTTGATCCCGAAGAACTGGAAGCGGGCAGCCGCATCGAAGTGGGCACCCGCAAGAAGAATCCGGGCGATTTCGCCTTGTGGAAATGTGCCAAACCGGGCGAGCCCGCCTGGGACAGTCCGTGGGGCAAAGGCCGACCGGGCTGGCACATCGAATGTACCTGCATGGCGATGAAACTGCTGGGCGAAACAATCGACATCCATGGGGGTGGTCTGGATTTGCGTTTCCCCCACCACGAAAACGAGCTGGCTCAGTCGGAAAGCGTTAGTGGCAAACCATTTGCGCGAATCTGGATGCACAACGGCCTGCTGAAAACCGGCAAATCGAAAATGGCAGGGTCCGTGGGGAACGTGCTGAACGTGGCGGACGCTCTCCAGCACGTTTCGGGCGAAGTGCTGCGGTTTTTCATGCTGCAGACGCACTACCGCTCTCCCATTGACCTGGGTGAGTGGGAACCCGGCAAACCCGACGCCGGACCGATCCCACCTGGGCTGGTCTCCGCACGCAAAGGTTACGATACCTTTGTTCGTTTTGCTGAACGCTACCAGCGAATTATCGGAACCAGCTTCTACGACCTGCAACCAGCGACCACCGCGGCAGAACGGGAGAAACTGCCACTGCCGGACGGACTGAAAGAGCATTATGTGCGGTTTCGGGAAGTGATGGACGACGATTTCAACACCGGTGGGGGCACTGCCACAATGTTTGAGCTGGTGACATCACTCAATGCCATGGCCGATGCAAACAAACTGGAAGACCCAGCAAATCGTTCTGCTGTCGCACTGGAAGAATTTCATCAGGGGTCGATACTGCTGAAAGAATTCGGCAACCTGCTGGGCATTTTCCAGCACGCACCCGAAGCGGCCAGCATTGGCGGTGGGGATCAGTTGGTCTCTGGCCTGATGGATCTGCTGATTGAACTGCGGAACAACCTCCGCACGTTGGCAAAGGGGATTACGGATAAAACCGACCCCACCCGCAAGGGACTGTTTGACCAGACCGACATCATCCGCAAGCGACTTGCAGAGATCGGCGTGACACTGGAAGACCGCACCGGCGGCACCACCTGGCGCATTGAAGGGTAAGCTGGTGTATTGACGGGTAAGACCTTATCGGTCATTCCTTCGAGTTATCTGTCCAAATACAACGGCATATTGAAGGATCAGTCAGGAAGCTGATTCGCCGGCATCCACCCCGCCCCTTCCAGCAGGGCAAGGATGGAGAGGCCAGCACGATATCCGTAATAAGTTCCATTGACAGAAGTCAAGTCCGTGTACATTGTGTTGATCCATTGCTGATGCAGAGAATCTGACAATCTGCTTGCAGCCATCAGCCAGCGTTCAGTACCAATATCCAGGTAATTACTTGGTGGATTTGCGACAGTATCGACCTTGTTAAACAAACTCAAGCTAGGATCGATGCCAGCGACAGCAAACAACTGTACTAAATAATGCGGATAGTAATCACTAAAGCCAGTAGAGTAAACGCCATTGCGATTCAACGCCCAGTTGTAGTATTGCCCAGCACTGTTCCAGTAACCACTAAGGCCAAGTTTCACACGGTTCGCACGCTGCAGTGCATCTGCACTTTGGACTTGGTTTCCTAGTTCCTGAAATGTATTGGCGACGGCAGCTAAGCCATTCAGTACTTCATCATTATCCATGAAATATTTAAACTGATCAATCATTCGAGCAGGTATTGTTTTCGGATGGGTATTGATGTAAGTGACCCATTCGGCAGTATGCCCCCATGCCAGTCCATCGGTTTCATCTGTCAGTTCAAGTAGCAAGTTATAACTACGATTGATTGCAATTAGTAGATCTGCCTGTTCTTGCGTAGTCAGTTCGTCATAGCCACCTGCACGGATAAAACGGTCCACAAATTGCAGAAACAATGCTGCAGAACTATCCATTGCATCCATGTAGATCGGGTATTGTGCAGCGTTTGCCTCATCACCTTCGATAGGCGTATAAAGTCGAATTGTTGGATTGGCAACTGTGCCAACGTAATCCAGCCAATATCCATCTTCTTCCTGATTCTGGATCTGCCAACGTAACCAGTCTGCAGCAACCTGCAGTGCATCTGCATCTTGTGTCCATTCGTGGTACGCAAGCATCGCCATCATCGAGTGATTGGCAAAATAAGGTGCAATCCAAATGGAAGCATTTGGATTATTTGCATCAATTTCGACCATGTTGATTGCACCACTGTTTAGCTGGCTATTCTTCAAGTAACCAATTAAACGTGCAATCTCACTTTGATCAATCAAAACAATCCGAATGTCCGCCTCTGAAGAGAGAGAACCATCGCTTACTCTTGCACGCAATGTGAAGATCGATTGATTAGCAAGATTGTGACTAGTATTGTAAGTAACAGTTCCATTGGATGAAATCATGAACACATCGTTCGGATCTCCACTCACTTCTGTAAACGTTAGCGATGCACCAACATCCGGATCTGTTGCTGTTAGCATCCCTACCGTAGTCGAATTGTCTGCATGTATAAACGTTGCTGACTGAAGCGTGGGGGCTTCGTTCACATTATTAATGACAATCACGACCGAAGCGGTACCAACCAGACTCGTTGCATCCGTGGCACTGACGGTCAGATTTCGCTGTGTCAGAGCCTCAAAGTTCAGCAGCGTACCATTCGCAACACGAATCTGCCCTGTAGAGCTGTTGATTGAAAACGCACCGTCACTGTTACCGGTGGTAATTGCATAAGTAATGCCACTACCTTCCGGATCCGTAGCCGAAACTGAACCAACAACAGTATTGTTCGCCGAGTTTTCATTAACACTGAAGTTGTACGTTTCCTGGCTGAAGACCGGGGCTTCGTTCACATTCGTCAAATTGATCGTCATTGTGGCATCGGTCGTGAGAGTTCCGTCTGATACCCGCACCACCACGCTGTACGTGGGTGCGGTTTCAAAGTTAAGAACGGCAGAATTCACACGAATCTGGCCATTGCTCGAATTAATCACAAACGGCGTACCGGTGGTGATCATCGTAAAGGTCAGTGGGGCACTTTCCGGATCGCTGGCAAGCACCGTTCCCACGAGCGTGTTCACGGCACTATTTTCAGACACACTGAAGGTCTGATTCGCCATCACAGGTGGTTCGTTCACATTATTAATTGCAATCATCACAGAAGCAGTGCCGACCTGACTCGTTGCATCGGTGGCACTGACTGTCAGATTTCGCTGTGTCAGAGCCTCAAAGTTCAGCAGCGTACCATTCGCAACACGAATCTGCCCTGTAGAGCTGTTGATTGAAAACGCACCGTCACTGTTGCCTGTGGTAAATGCATAAGTAATGCCAGTACCTTCCGGATCCGTAGCCGAAACTGAACCAACAACAGTATTGTTCACCGAGTTTTCATTGACACTGAAGCTGTACGTGGGCTGGCTGAAGACCGGTGACTCGTTGACATTGGTGACGTTGATCGTCATTGTGGCATCGGTCGTGAGAGTTCCTTCTGATACCCGCACCACCACGTTGTACGTGGGGGTCACTTCGTGGTTCAGCACCGCAGAGTTCACACGAATCTGGCCATTGCTCGAATTGATCACAAACGGCGTACCGGTGGTGATCATCGTAAAAGTCAGTGGGGCACTTTCCGGATCGCTGGCAAGCACCGTACCCACGAGTGTGTTCACGGCACTATTTTCCGGCACACTGAAGGTCTGATTCGCCATCACTGGTGGTTCGTTCACATTATTAATTGCAATCACCACTGAAGCAGTGCCAACCAGGCTCGCGGTATCGGTGGCGCTGACGGTCAGATTTCGCTGTGTCAGAGCCTCAAAGTTCAGCAGCGTACCATTGGCGACAGTAATCTGGCCCGTGGTGGCATTGATTGCAAATGCCCCGTCGCTGTTACCTGCGGTAATGGCATATGTCAGCGCGGTGCCTTCCGGATCGGTGGCAGAAACTGTACCTACAACGGTATTGTTAGTGGCGTTTTCATTCACATTAAAGTTGTACGTGGGCTGGCTGAATACCGGTGGCTCATTCACATCGGTCACATTGATGGTGATGATGCCTGTATCGCTTTTACCGCCAACAACTTCGTTGGCACGTACAGTCAACTGGAAGCTGGGTAGCGTTTCATGGTCAAACAGTGCCGGGTTGGCAACCGTCAGCACACCCGTGGTGGCATCAATTGCTACTTTGCCATCAGCATTCCCACTAATAATGTCGAACGTCCAGGCTTTGGTATCCGGATCGATCGCATCCACCCGACCGATCACCGTATCCACAGGCGAATTTTCCGGCACATTGAATGTCTGGTTGTTTAACAGTGGGGCCTGATTCTGGTAGTTGGGGTTGAAAATCGCCCGCATTGCCAATCGGCCTTCAGTGGCACCATCGTTTACCAGAACTTTCAATTCCAGTCGTTGTTTCACCGCGGGGTGAAGTTCAAATGTCACCACGCCCGTTTCTGGATTTCTGGAAAACGTGGCGGCGGGTGCCATGCCACTGGTGCCGTAAATCAACGCCGGGTTATTGTGGGCGGCACTGCCCAGCGAAGCCACGACGGGACTGCTGGTAATCCCAACGCCGTTCCAGGCTTTGAGGTCGCCATTCGGCATCAAAACGTAATATCCACCCCCCGCTGCATTGCTGCCGTTGGTGCTGAGGAAGTACCATTCCTGTTCACCACGGAAACTGAAAGCAAAGGGGGCTCGTGTCAGGCCGAAACGATCTTTCGCTTCAAATAAGGGATCTCGCACCACGGTGGGGCGGGAAGTGGCAATTGACGCAGGGTTACTGTACGCACCCGTGCCCGCAAGATCCGCTACCGCAGGAAGTTGCAGCGATGTGTTAATCGACAGGCCATCCCACGCATAGAGCTTGCTGTCCGGCATCAGGAAGTAGTAATTCCCACCGACAGGGTTCGAATTATTGGTAGCAGCAAAGAAAAATTCCTGCCTGCCAAAAAAGTTAAACGCATACGGTGGTGCGGTAAGCCCGAACCGCATTTTCACATCGTACAATGGGCCAGTGTTAACGTAAGTAGTTGCTGCAACTGGATTTACTGCACGGTACAACTGCTGAGGATTCAAGCGAACCGTGGGATTGTTGTACGGGGCTTCATCGAAATCTGCTACACGATTGGAAGCCTGAACGGTGCTGACGAACGTCACTCCATCGAAAGCATACAAAGCGTTGTCATTCGCGATCACATAATAACCACCGTTGGCTGCATTGCTGCCGTTGGTGCTTTCAAACCAGAACTCCTGCTGGCCAAAAAAGTTATAAGCGTATGGTGGATTCGTCAGCCCCAGCCTGGTTTTCAGTTCGAACAGGGGTGCGGGTGTCTGCACCACACCAGTGAACTGCCGCAACAGATTATCCCCGTTCGGATCGGTTACGGTGGGCTGTAGGTTAATCACTTCCTGCCCAGGCCCGAATTCAACTGCTGTCGTGCCTGTGATGGTGGGGCGTTGATTTTCCACCTGCAGGTCGAAGGTGCGGCTCTGCTGAATGCCATTTCGCGTGGCAGTCACTTGAATGCTGACATTGCGGGCAAACGAGGGATGAAAATCGACTACCAGTTGCTGACCCACCACCTGAGCAGAAACGCCGGGCACAGTACTGTGCTGGGCGTTGGTGAGCAGGCCGGGGTTCTGATAAACATTCCCCACACCAAGCAGATTGAAATCTACTTCCAGTGGGCTGCTGGCCAGCGAAACGCCATTGTACCGCACCAACTGATTGGTGGGCAGCAGCATAAAGTAGTTGAAACCAGTGGGATTGCTGCCATTGGAGCTAATGAGAAACTTCTCATTAGCTCCAAAATAATTGAAGTAAGTAGCGGTCTGCTTCAGCCCCAGCCGATCGCTGATTTCTGCAAGCAGACTCGTTTGCGTAACCGTGGGCACCTGCGTGGCACCCGTTAGAATTGCTGGATTCTTGTAGATATCGTTCGATTCGGATTGTGAAAACGGATTCGCGTTAAAATCAGCCACGGGTGTGGCATTCAGCGTCGCACGAATGTTGCCCCGCCAGGCATACAGGCGATTGGTGTCAAACAGCAGGTAGTAGCCACCGTTGGCTGCATTGCTGCCGTTGCTCGAAAGAAAATACTTTTCCCCCGCACCGCGGATGTTCTGTGCGTTCACCAGTTCCGGTTGCGTCAGTCCCAATTGCTGTTTCAAGTCAAAAATTGGGTTACTGATGGCAATCTGGTAAGTCGCTGGCAACCCGCCATGCATATCGTTAAGACCATACGATTGCTGCAGCACACCATGATCGATGGTGAATGTCGCGGGGAGACTGCGGTCTTCCAATGGTAGCAGGGAAAGTCGGGCAGAAATGTTGGACATAGGAGGCTCTCTTGATGGACTACAACAGTTATAACAAATCCCCAGGCAAAATCTGACTCAATTTTCTAAAAATTGTGCCAGGAAAATACTCTTCATATTTTCTTCATATTTGTACCACACTTCTTTTGTGGGCTGGCTTCTTGAATAACGCTGCACATGGCCCAAAACGGACACCATATTCACCAGATACGCACCAAATTGGCCGATGTGGGAGGCGATTTCTACCATAACTGTTGCAGTTTTTCAGCCACTTGCTGCTTGAACCGATGAGAATTTAATGAGTTTAATTGAAACGACCGCGACCGAACTGTTGAAACTGCAAGCCAGTGGTGCTGCCAGTTCACTGGATATTACCAAAGCATTTCTGGCACATATCGACCAGCACGAAACTCGCATTCAGGCGTTTATGCACGTCGACCGCGACGGTGCGGTTGCTCAGGCAGAGGCAATCGATGCCAAACGCAAGCAGGGCAAGCAGTTAGGGAAACTGGCCGGCGTGCCGATCGCCATCAAAGATGTGCTGTGTACCCACGGCAAGCCGACTACCTGTTCCAGCAAAATGCTGCAGAACTTTCGCCCCCCGTACAACGCCCACGTGATTGAACGGTTGCAGGCAGAAGATGCGGTGATTATCGGCAAGACCAACATGGACGAATTCGCCATGGGGTCTTCCACCGAAAACAGTGCCTACCACACCACCCGCAATCCGTGGGATACCGACCGCATCCCAGGTGGTAGCTCTGGTGGGTCTGCCGCAGCCGTCGCGGCCTGTTTCGCACCCTTTTCGCTGGGCACCGATACGGGTGGCTCAATTCGTCAACCTGCCAGCCTCTGTGGTATTGTGGGACTGAAACCCACCTACGGGCGAGTTTCGCGATACGGTCTGATTGCATTTGCCAGTTCGCTCGATCAGGTGGGGCCTTTTACCCACGATATAGCCGATTGTGCCCTGCTTACGGAAGTCATTGCAGGCCACGATTCCCGCGACAGTACGTGCGTCTCGCAACCTGTACCACAATATTCCAATACATTCGATCAACCATATCGCAATATTACAATTGGTATTGCCAAGGAATATTTCGCAGGTGGCCTGGATGCCGAAGTGGAACTTGCCGTGCGAGCAGCCCTGCAGGTATACGCACAGCAGGGTGCGACAATTAAAGAAATCTCACTTCCCACAAGTCCTTACGCAGTAGCCACTTACTACATTGTGGCCACCGCAGAGGCTTCCAGTAACCTGGCACGTTACGAGGGGATGCACTACGGCTATCGAACTCCCAGTGCGAAAGCAGAGCACCTGGATCTGATCCAGACCTACAGCCGCACGCGGGCAGAGGGATTTGGCAAAGAAGTCCAGCGACGCATCATGCTGGGCACCTATGTGCTGTCCAGTGGCTATTACGATGCCTACTATCTGAAAGCCTTGAAGGTGCGTCGGCTGATCAAGAACGATTTTGACAAAGCATTTGCGGAATGCGATGTGATTATTGGCCCCACGGCACCTTCGGCAGCGTTTCGCATTGGGGAAAAAACCGCAGACCCACTGGCGATGTACCTATCCGATATTTACACAATCAGTTGTAATCTGGCAGGGATTGCCGGCATGAGCATTCCGTGCGGCTTCACCAGCACCGGCCTGCCAATTGGCTTGCAATTACAGGTGCAGTCGTTTGAAGAAGAAAAACTCATGCGCATCGCACGGATGTACGAGCGTGAGACTCAGTGGCACCTGAAACGCCCAAAACTAACCCCATGAGACCGATCCGATGCGGTTAGGAATCATTTCTGATACGCACGACCAGTTGGAACGCACGCAACGTGCGATAGCCGCACTGTTGGAAGCGGGTGCGACCCATTTTTGCCACTGTGGCGATTTTTGCTGTGGGGAAATTCTGGAACTGTTTTCTCCCCACTCCACGTGGTATGTGTATGGCAATAACGACGACTACATCATCCCACGGTTAATGGAAATCTCGGCAGAATATCCCAATCTGATCAGCCTGCAGTGGGGCGGCATCTTTGAACTGGCAGGAAAACGGATCGGCGTCACTCACGGCCACCTGTTGAAGGAAGTGAAAGCCCTGTTGCAGGCAAAGCCCGATTTTCTGCTCTCGGGACACTCCCACATCGCCAACAGGTGGGAACAGGATGGCGTGCAGCGAATCAACCCAGGGGCCATCTTCCGCGCCCACCCATTTACCGTGGCCGTTCTGGACCTGGAAAGTGGCACCACCGAGCAGATCGTGGTTGGGAAGTAAATCCGCATAACTGATTGTCAGAAAAGACCTTGCAACGATTTCCACAGAATTAAGCCTAATTTTTCATTTTTTGCAAAATATTTCATAGTACGGCACGAAATACAATTTAATTCCCGTTCATCGAGGTGCGTCCATGTTTCTGGCGTCATTAGCTGCGGTCTTTCAAGTTGCCAGTTCCGTTGCGGAAATTGTCAAAGGGGGGCAGTTGTGCGTCAAAGCTGCCCGCTACTGTTATGGCAAAATCTTTAACAATCCTGAAGAAGTTCTCATTTCTAACGCCTTGTCCGCAGATATCGTTGAGGAAGCCCCCAGCACACCTCCGATGGAAGGTCCGTTGGATTTCGAACTGGAAATTCGTCACAAGCAGGAAATCAATCAGGCACTGGCTTCAGATCTGACAGCCCTGGCGATGATGACCGATGAAGAGATTGAAGAGAAAGCCAAAGCGGTGGTCGAAGAACAGTTGCCGGATAAATCACCGGAATTCAAAGAAGAGGTTACCCAGTTTCTGAAGCAGGTGCCAGAACGCATTCGCAACAACTTGAAGCGCCCGGAAGACCCCAGCGGCACCACCGTGCCGATGAACTGGTCAGTCGAACAGCCAGAAGATCTGGAAGGTTTTATTCCGCCGCACTTCCCGAGGATGAAGAAAGGCCAGCAACCGCCGAACAACAATAAATATGTGCTGCTCGAACGCAAAGGAATCGGCGGTTTTGGCGAAGTCTGGATCGCGAAACACACCGATATTGAGAATCGATACAGCGTTTTCAAGTTCTGCCTCGATCCGATCTCCCAGATGCGGTTGTTTAAGCATGAACCCAAAGTCATCAATCAGGTGATGAACGAACTGGATCATCCCAATATTGTGAAACTGGAAAATGTCGATTTCAATCGCGAAGCCCCCTGGTTGCAGTACGAGTACATTTCCGGTGGGGAATTGCATCGCCTGCTGGATAACTGGCCGCAGGACATGGAAGAGCGGGCCCGCAATGCCGTTGCCATCGTGCGGCTATTGGCCGATACGATCGCGGAATGCCACGAACTGGACCCGGCGGTCGTCCATCGCGACTTAAAGCCCAGTAATGTACTGATTGCACCATTAAAGCGCAAACGAACCACGGGCGAACCACAGAACATCCTCGAAGCTCTGAACATCACGCTGAAGATTACCGACTTCGGGATCAGCGAAACGCTGGCCCGCCGATCGATGGAAGATTCACGCTCCACCGTTTCATACATGAAGCAATCGGCAACCATGATTCTGCGGCATGCCCACACCCCTACGTATGCCTCGCCCCAGCAGAAAGAAGCCAACGACCCGCACCCCGCAGATGATGTCCACGCCCTTGGGGTCATTCTGTATCAGTTGTTGATGGGCAGTTTCGATATTGCCCTGGGTGTGGATATGTGGGACGACCTGAAAGA is a genomic window containing:
- a CDS encoding cadherin domain-containing protein, encoding MSNISARLSLLPLEDRSLPATFTIDHGVLQQSYGLNDMHGGLPATYQIAISNPIFDLKQQLGLTQPELVNAQNIRGAGEKYFLSSNGSNAANGGYYLLFDTNRLYAWRGNIRATLNATPVADFNANPFSQSESNDIYKNPAILTGATQVPTVTQTSLLAEISDRLGLKQTATYFNYFGANEKFLISSNGSNPTGFNYFMLLPTNQLVRYNGVSLASSPLEVDFNLLGVGNVYQNPGLLTNAQHSTVPGVSAQVVGQQLVVDFHPSFARNVSIQVTATRNGIQQSRTFDLQVENQRPTITGTTAVEFGPGQEVINLQPTVTDPNGDNLLRQFTGVVQTPAPLFELKTRLGLTNPPYAYNFFGQQEFWFESTNGSNAANGGYYVIANDNALYAFDGVTFVSTVQASNRVADFDEAPYNNPTVRLNPQQLYRAVNPVAATTYVNTGPLYDVKMRFGLTAPPYAFNFFGRQEFFFAATNNSNPVGGNYYFLMPDSKLYAWDGLSINTSLQLPAVADLAGTGAYSNPASIATSRPTVVRDPLFEAKDRFGLTRAPFAFSFRGEQEWYFLSTNGSNAAGGGYYVLMPNGDLKAWNGVGITSSPVVASLGSAAHNNPALIYGTSGMAPAATFSRNPETGVVTFELHPAVKQRLELKVLVNDGATEGRLAMRAIFNPNYQNQAPLLNNQTFNVPENSPVDTVIGRVDAIDPDTKAWTFDIISGNADGKVAIDATTGVLTVANPALFDHETLPSFQLTVRANEVVGGKSDTGIITINVTDVNEPPVFSQPTYNFNVNENATNNTVVGTVSATDPEGTALTYAITAGNSDGAFAINATTGQITVANGTLLNFEALTQRNLTVSATDTASLVGTASVVIAINNVNEPPVMANQTFSVPENSAVNTLVGTVLASDPESAPLTFTMITTGTPFVINSSNGQIRVNSAVLNHEVTPTYNVVVRVSEGTLTTDATMTINVTNVNESPVFSQPTYSFSVNENSVNNTVVGSVSATDPEGTGITYAFTTGNSDGAFSINSSTGQIRVANGTLLNFEALTQRNLTVSATDATSQVGTASVMIAINNVNEPPVMANQTFSVSENSAVNTLVGTVLASDPESAPLTFTMITTGTPFVINSSNGQIRVNSAVLNFETAPTYSVVVRVSDGTLTTDATMTINLTNVNEAPVFSQETYNFSVNENSANNTVVGSVSATDPEGSGITYAITTGNSDGAFSINSSTGQIRVANGTLLNFEALTQRNLTVSATDATSLVGTASVVIVINNVNEAPTLQSATFIHADNSTTVGMLTATDPDVGASLTFTEVSGDPNDVFMISSNGTVTYNTSHNLANQSIFTLRARVSDGSLSSEADIRIVLIDQSEIARLIGYLKNSQLNSGAINMVEIDANNPNASIWIAPYFANHSMMAMLAYHEWTQDADALQVAADWLRWQIQNQEEDGYWLDYVGTVANPTIRLYTPIEGDEANAAQYPIYMDAMDSSAALFLQFVDRFIRAGGYDELTTQEQADLLIAINRSYNLLLELTDETDGLAWGHTAEWVTYINTHPKTIPARMIDQFKYFMDNDEVLNGLAAVANTFQELGNQVQSADALQRANRVKLGLSGYWNSAGQYYNWALNRNGVYSTGFSDYYPHYLVQLFAVAGIDPSLSLFNKVDTVANPPSNYLDIGTERWLMAASRLSDSLHQQWINTMYTDLTSVNGTYYGYRAGLSILALLEGAGWMPANQLPD
- the gatA gene encoding Asp-tRNA(Asn)/Glu-tRNA(Gln) amidotransferase subunit GatA, coding for MSLIETTATELLKLQASGAASSLDITKAFLAHIDQHETRIQAFMHVDRDGAVAQAEAIDAKRKQGKQLGKLAGVPIAIKDVLCTHGKPTTCSSKMLQNFRPPYNAHVIERLQAEDAVIIGKTNMDEFAMGSSTENSAYHTTRNPWDTDRIPGGSSGGSAAAVAACFAPFSLGTDTGGSIRQPASLCGIVGLKPTYGRVSRYGLIAFASSLDQVGPFTHDIADCALLTEVIAGHDSRDSTCVSQPVPQYSNTFDQPYRNITIGIAKEYFAGGLDAEVELAVRAALQVYAQQGATIKEISLPTSPYAVATYYIVATAEASSNLARYEGMHYGYRTPSAKAEHLDLIQTYSRTRAEGFGKEVQRRIMLGTYVLSSGYYDAYYLKALKVRRLIKNDFDKAFAECDVIIGPTAPSAAFRIGEKTADPLAMYLSDIYTISCNLAGIAGMSIPCGFTSTGLPIGLQLQVQSFEEEKLMRIARMYERETQWHLKRPKLTP
- a CDS encoding metallophosphoesterase family protein, with protein sequence MRLGIISDTHDQLERTQRAIAALLEAGATHFCHCGDFCCGEILELFSPHSTWYVYGNNDDYIIPRLMEISAEYPNLISLQWGGIFELAGKRIGVTHGHLLKEVKALLQAKPDFLLSGHSHIANRWEQDGVQRINPGAIFRAHPFTVAVLDLESGTTEQIVVGK